In Myxococcales bacterium, the genomic window AGCCGAAATCAGCGGTAATTCACCGTCAAAAAAGCGCGCTTTGAGCGCGCTGCGGCAAAGCCTGCGGGCTCAGCTCCATCAAAACTCGGCCTCACCGCAACAGATTCGACCACTTCAGCTCGGGAGCGCCCGAGGCACGCGCCTTGCCGCGTTTCCAGATGTCATGATTGGTGCGCGAGAGCACGGAGGTTCCATGGACAGGCCACCCCGCCGGCCGCGTCGAACGAGTACGACCAAACTGCGCGCGGCGACCGACTTTGGGCTCGCCGGGCGCCCGAACACCACACCCACCGCGGCTCTCGGCGACCGCCACCTTTTGACCGTACTGCGCGGAGATCCGCTGGGGCGGGTCGCACGCGTCGACGAGGACGACATCGTCATCGGCCGGGGTGAACAAGCCAGCTTCGTGCTGAACGACCCGGCGTTGTCGTGGCTGCATGCACGGGTGTTTCGGAGCGACGAGCACATCTTCGTCGAAGATCTGCAGAGCACCAACGGGACGTTCGTGAACGATGAGCGCATCAGCAGCCCGACTCGCATCGAAGACGGAGCTCGCGTTCGCTTGGGCGGTTACACAGTGCTCAAGCTGAGCTTGGCCGACGAACTCGAGGAAGAGTCAGCCCGGCGTTTGTTCGAGTCGACCGTCAAGGACGCGCTGACTGCGGTACACAACCGGCGTTACCTGATCGAGCGCATGACCAGCGAGATTTCCTTCGCCGAGCGGCACTCTGACACGCTGGCGCTCCTGTTGATCGACCTGGATCACTTCAAGCTGATCAACGACAACCACGGCCATCACGTCGGGGACGCGGTGCTCCGGGTCGTCGCCGCTGCCATGCAGCGCGTCCTCCGCCCCGCAGATCTCCTGGCACGCCTGGGCGGCGACGAGTTCGTGATCCTCACTCGGCGTGTCACGCGGGAGAATGCCCGCATCCTGGCGGAGCGTCTGCGCACCCACATCGCGGGGCTCGATCTGCCGCTCGCAGGCGACGCACGCCTCACAGTGAGCGTGGGGCTGACGTTCGCCGGTCCCGAGCGAGGGTATCCGGATGCCGATGCGCTGCTCGCGGAGGCCGACATCGCGATGTACGAGGCCAAACACCTTGGCCGCAATCGGGTGGTGGTTCATGACTGAGCGCCCGCGCCGCTGACGGCCTGCGTGCGAGACCGCGACAAATCCGGCGCGTCGAGCACTGCCAGCGCTCCGGGCGCGGTTTCCACACCCAACTCACCGCGGCGCCCGTTCGTGCTGGGTCCGGCTCCCGCGAGCAGCCCCGCCAAGGAGCGCGAGACGGCGGTGCTCGCAATCATGACCGGGCTGCTCGCTGCCAAGGATCTTCCCGAGCTCGCCAGTGAGCCAGGTCGTGGTCTCGACCTCGATCTGCGGGACGAGCTGACCCCGCGGGCCGGAGTGACTTCGCGCGTCGGCGCGCTGAGCGTTCGCGGGGGTCTGTCTCCCGCCTCCGCCAAACAAACGCTCGAAGCAGCGCGCCTCCAGCTGCAAGGTTGTTACGAGCGCAGCCTGGCTCGCGACCCAAGACGAACCGGGCGCATCGAGCTCGAGCTTGCGCTGGGCAGCGATGGTCGCGTCAGCGACGCGAAGACCAAGCGCTCGACCTTCGAGAGCTCCGACGTGGTGCGGTGCGTCGTCGTCCGCAGCCAGAGCCTCCAATTTGCCGCAGGCGACGCGGGTTCCTCCACGCTATCGTTCGTGATCTCGTTTGCATCAGGCTGACGATTTCGCAGGAAAAGCGGCGTGGTTTCGGGCGGCGTGTCAGAATTGGGAACATGCGCCGTGCCCTCGTCCCGCTCGTGGTGATCGGGCTGGTCGCGACGTTCATGGTCGCGCGCCAGGCCACCCCCGCGGGCGGTGCGGAGCCCGAGCGCCCGGCATCCCCCGCATCCGCGGTGGAGAACGCCCCGGGTGTGACACGAACGCCGCCGCCCGAGCCCGCGCCCTCAGCCGAGCCGTCACCGGCAACCGAACCCACGCCTGAAGTGCGGCTCGTGCCGGTCTCGGGTGAAGAGCCCTCCCGAGTGGCGCCCGCCGAGGGCGAGTCGAGCCGCGTCTTCATCTACCTGCACGGGTTCTGCAGCGACGCCAACGGCATCAAGGAATGGGTGAGCGCCGCCCAGCGGCACGGGACGGTGATCGCACCCCACGGCGATCTGCAGTGTGAGGGACAGCCCGGGCGTTTCCGCTGGGGAAACGACATTCGCTTCATCGACTATCGCATCCAGCGCGCGATCACCTCGATCGCGAAGGCCCTGAATCGCAGCCTGGATCGGAACACGGTCACCCTCGTTGGGTATTCGGAGGGGGCGGCGCGCGCCCAATCGCTCGCGTGGCTCTACCCTTCCCACTACCCGCGCGCGGTGCTCATGAGCGGCCCTCAGGTTCCCGCGTTCGACAAGGTGCGCCACCTCGAGCGCCTGGCCGTGCTTCGCGGTGAGCGCGAGTACCGCCGGAACTACCGGCTCTCCACCGAGTACTTCGCCAAGGCGGGTGTGCCCGCGCGCTTCTGGGAGCTACCCGGCGCGAGTCACGGGGAGCTCGGTCCGGACGCGTTGCGGGTGTTGACCGAGGTGTTCGACTTCGTAGCGCGGTAGGCAAAGGCCCCGTGCGGCTCTCTTGCGCCGGAAACGCCTTGCGGGCGCTGCGTCACCCGGCCGCGCTCAGCGCGTGCGGCGCGCGCGCTTCACCGTCCTCTGTGCTTGCTCGGCCGAGTCTTCCTCTTCCGCCTCTCGAGACTGCTCGTCGTCGCTCACCCTCACCCGCTCGACCCGCTCCACCCGCACTCGACGCGCAGTCTCGTTCATCAACACCCGGGCGCCCCTCGCCACTTCGGGGTCCACGCGTGCCTCGTCGTCGTCGCCTTCCGG contains:
- a CDS encoding AgmX/PglI C-terminal domain-containing protein; the encoded protein is MRDRDKSGASSTASAPGAVSTPNSPRRPFVLGPAPASSPAKERETAVLAIMTGLLAAKDLPELASEPGRGLDLDLRDELTPRAGVTSRVGALSVRGGLSPASAKQTLEAARLQLQGCYERSLARDPRRTGRIELELALGSDGRVSDAKTKRSTFESSDVVRCVVVRSQSLQFAAGDAGSSTLSFVISFASG
- a CDS encoding GGDEF domain-containing protein, whose translation is MDRPPRRPRRTSTTKLRAATDFGLAGRPNTTPTAALGDRHLLTVLRGDPLGRVARVDEDDIVIGRGEQASFVLNDPALSWLHARVFRSDEHIFVEDLQSTNGTFVNDERISSPTRIEDGARVRLGGYTVLKLSLADELEEESARRLFESTVKDALTAVHNRRYLIERMTSEISFAERHSDTLALLLIDLDHFKLINDNHGHHVGDAVLRVVAAAMQRVLRPADLLARLGGDEFVILTRRVTRENARILAERLRTHIAGLDLPLAGDARLTVSVGLTFAGPERGYPDADALLAEADIAMYEAKHLGRNRVVVHD